A window of Babesia microti strain RI chromosome III, complete genome contains these coding sequences:
- a CDS encoding Serine/arginine repetitive matrix protein 2 (overlaps_old_locusTagID:BBM_III04470;~overlaps_old_locusTagID:BBM_III04475), translating into MFNNIGLPTPRGSGTNGYIQRSLATCPIKRSGPKDDLKIVKAKVRTRMDPSLLEHERRRAVEVQLLELIDKLKAEGCSEHDIKTKVEQERAIAIQRIEMERENVNVHQADAAKLDTHRQAELKYRQLERAAEAFGIKEDRHSVYDNGKSLTSRSGSYSATNSTSSRSRCSGRSSDPHATSRSSSAISGSSPRNCTRRKPGIVADGHGKNRHGRYGRGYSHRPKGYRTKNALRSRSRSPSIPRYYSRDRDRSGPRDRDRSGSRYRDRSGSRYRDRSGSRYRDRSGSRYRDRSGSRYRDRSGSRYRDRSGSRYRDRSGPRYRDRSGSRDRDRSEPRDRDRSGPRDREMSRSRKEYSKGYRSSKRSPSYESSRMSYDGSHSGRGSTSMSRSESRSSGSRALNGRR; encoded by the exons atGTTCAATAATATCGGATTGCCAACACCACGTGGTAGTGGAACTAATGGCTATATCCAAAGAAGCCTCGCTACGTGTCCCATAAAACGTTCAGGCCCAAAAGATGACCTAAAAATAGTTAAAGCTAAGGTTAGGACTAGGATGGATCCTAGCCTGCTTGAACATGAAAGAAGGAGGGCAGTAGAGGTACAACTTCTGGAGCTGATAGATAAGTTGAAGGCAGAAGGCTGTAGCGAACATGACATCAAAACGAAGGTGGAACAGGAACGCGCTATAGCCATACAACGGATCGAGATGGAAAGAgaaaatgtaaatgtaCACCAAGCCGATGCAGCAAA GCTCGACACCCATAGGCAGGCAGAACTCAAGTATAGGCAATTAGAACGGGCAGCAGAGGCATTTGGCATAAAAGAAGATCGCCACTCGGTCTATGACAATGGAAAATCCCTAACCAGTAGGAGTGGGAGCTATAGCGCCACTAATTCGACTAGTAGTAGATCAAGATGTTCTGGCCGATCGAGTGACCCCCATGCAACAAGCAGGAGTAGTAGCGCAATATCGGGTTCGAGTCCCAGAAATTGCACCAGAAGGAAGCCAGGTATCGTTGCAGATGGTCATGGCAAAAATAGACATGGGAGATATGGAAGGGGGTATTCTCATAGACCAAAAGGTTACAGGACAAAAAATGCGCTTAGATCTAGATCTCGCAGCCCCAGTATTCCTAGATATTACTCTAGGGATAGGGATAGATCAGGGCCCAGGGATAGGGATAGATCGGGGTCCAGGTATAGGGATAGATCGGGGTCCAGGTATAGGGATAGATCGGGGTCCAGGTATAGGGATAGATCGGGGTCCAGGTATAGGGATAGATCGGGGTCCAGGTATAGGGATAGATCGGGGTCCAGGTATAGGGATAGATCGGGGTCCAGGTATAGGGATAGATCAGGGCCCAGGTACAGAGATAGATCGGGGTCCAGGGATAGGGATAGGTCAGAGCCCAGGGATAGGGATAGATCAGGACCCAGGGATAGGGAAATGTCACGCTCAAGAAAGGAATATAGCAAAGGTTACAGAAGTAGCAAAAGATCTCCAAGTTATGAAAGCAGTCGTATGAGCTATGATGGGAGCCATAGTGGTAGGGGTTCCACCTCCATGAGTAGGAGTGAATCAAGGTCTTCGGGATCAAGGGCGCTAAATGGCAGGAGGTAA
- a CDS encoding conserved Plasmodium protein, unknown function (overlaps_old_locusTagID:BBM_III04475) has product MFTRAQVRSPEFIRFFSTGAHTSQLKIKLNETLNIKITISSLTPYENAKVLSVNGKNQVNDWENDTKRINLDIKANRYDFIGLGIGPLDLKLIEDISRVDSSNRTKTSKNRMAVATFGHFLPIIEQINSLQLSFGDIGRNKICEMCSFGEATRESPRELFYFFHHIAITRNRDRSIKNWSAAIKDTMPTFYSAIVTGNANYIAYNIHKLLKYRSFPNVNNCGAVYNILLIVEQPSFYTVSEILENNLQQWLDNNVVFDEEIKKLTRTRAAGWYFFFAYGVIAPIIVASLTSAYILVTTVRNYKKDGIVSISGRIDQINHSEKIDQDALVINAEYLRDTRCKAFSRKERREREVIWDYPYKSLFKQSRSLERD; this is encoded by the exons ATGTTCACCCGTGCCCAAGTAAGGTCTCCAGAATTTATCCGTTTTTTCTCAACAGGTGCCCATACTAGCCAACTTAAAATTAAGTTGAACGAAACTTTGAATATCAAAATCACAATTTCATCTCTTACTCCATACGAAAATGCCAAAGTACTTAGTGTTAACGGAAAAAATCAGGTAAATGATTGGGAGAATGACACAAAGCGTATcaatttggatataaaGGCAAATAGATATGATTTTATTGGCCTAGGAATTGGACCACTAGATCTTAAATTGATAGAAGATATATCTAGAGTTGATTCTAGTAATCGCACCAAAACATCAAAGAACAGAATGGCTGTTGCTACCTTTGGTCACTTTTTACCAATTATAGAACAAATAAATTCGTTGCAGCTTAGTTTTGGCGACATTGGCAGGAATAAGATTTGTGAAATGTGCAGCTTTGGGGAGGCCACAAGGGAATCCCCTAGGGAgcttttttatttttttcatCACATTGCAATAACTCGTAACAGAGATCGAA GTATTAAAAATTGGAGTGCTGCTATTAAGGATACTATGCCAACTTTCTACTCTGCAATAGTAACTGGCAACGCAAATTACATAGCATACAACATAcacaaattgttaaaatatcGCAGTTTCCCTAATGTTAACAATTGTGGCGCTGTTTACAATATCCTTCTGATTGTTGAGCAACCAAGCTTCTACACTGTTAGCGAGATATTGGAGAATAACCTACAGCAGTGGCTGGATAATAACGTAGTTTTTGATGAAGAAATAAAAAAACTTACTCGAACCAGGGCTGCAGGCTGGTATTTTTTTTTCGCATATGGAGTAATAGCACCCATAATCGTGGCATCACTCACATCCGCTTATATTCTAGTGACTACTGTTAGGAATTACAAAAAGG ATGGTATAGTCTCCATTAGTGGCAGGATAGATCAAATTAATCACTCCGAAAAAATTGATCAAGATGCCCTTGTGATAAATGCAGAGTATCTAAGGGACACTAGGTGCAAGGCCTTTAGCAGGAAGGAGAGAAGGGAGAGAGAAGTGATCTGGGACTACCCTTATAAGAGTTTGTTCAAGCAGTCAAGATCGCTAGAACGCGACTAG